In Candidatus Syntrophoarchaeum caldarius, the genomic window AGCTCAAAGGAGTGGGGAGGAAGACTGCAAACATCGTGATAACGATTGGCTATGGGAAACCAGGGATTGCGGTGGATACACATGTGCATCGTATATCAAACAGGCTTGGGCTTGTCAAAACGAAGAGTCCAGAGGAGACTGAGCTTGCTTTAAGGGAGATTCTCCCTGATAAGTACTGGATCATCCTCAACGACCTGCTCGTCATGCATGGACAGACAATTTGCACCCCGATAAGCCCGAAGTGCAGTATCTGCCCGATCACAGCGTACTGTGAGAGGGTCGGGGTTGATAGGTGGAGGTAATCTCTCAGTCTATTCCAATCCCATCTATCAGCATCTTACATGACTCACAGAGCTCACAGGGTTTTTCCATCGCCTCAAGAAGTGAGTTTGAGAAGTGCATCATACACCGGTTCTTACAGTGTTTAAGCCCCAGCACATGTCCCACCTCGTGCACAGCCTCTTTTTCTACAAGTTCGGTGGTAAAGAGCCTGAATGTGGATAAGATTGCTCCTTTCCTGTAGGATGCAAGGCCAAAGACAAAGTTCATTCCTTCACAGTACAGATCCTCTTTAACAATCCATAGCGCTATTTC contains:
- a CDS encoding peptidase zinc-dependent; amino-acid sequence: MKSHRLIGMILEIFYEDENVIDPIEKRIKEIYGLDVDRGGFMRVIRSAYNSSRDQYEASYLLSFLIRRKKREIALWIVKEDLYCEGMNFVFGLASYRKGAILSTFRLFTTELVEKEAVHEVGHVLGLKHCKNRCMMHFSNSLLEAMEKPCELCESCKMLIDGIGID